Proteins encoded by one window of Candidatus Poribacteria bacterium:
- a CDS encoding phytanoyl-CoA dioxygenase family protein yields the protein MKLTKDQLAHFDTEGWLLLKNWFSQAEIDVLKNELPKIFAMRREEVWREKDGEAVRTAFAAHTYNEAFNRLGQHPRLIEPVMQLLDGPVYMHQYKINGKAAFNGDVWQWHQDYGTWSRDDQMPQPRAMNIAVFLDEVTEFNGPLYLIPRSHKQGVIEAGHDTLTTSYPLWTLDKDRIRHLANEGGIVAPKGGPGTVLMFHSNMVHASAPNISPWDRVIAYLSLCHVDNHIRQFKRPEWIAHRDFTPIEPLDDNCLLALSQPKR from the coding sequence ATGAAATTGACAAAGGACCAATTGGCTCATTTCGATACCGAAGGCTGGTTGCTCCTGAAAAACTGGTTCAGCCAAGCAGAAATCGATGTCCTCAAAAATGAGCTCCCGAAGATTTTTGCCATGCGACGCGAGGAGGTCTGGCGTGAAAAGGACGGGGAAGCGGTTCGTACTGCCTTCGCTGCACATACCTACAACGAGGCGTTTAACCGCTTGGGACAGCATCCCCGCTTAATCGAGCCAGTCATGCAGCTCCTTGACGGACCGGTGTACATGCACCAGTACAAAATTAATGGGAAAGCCGCTTTCAACGGCGATGTCTGGCAGTGGCACCAAGACTACGGCACATGGTCCCGCGATGACCAGATGCCACAACCACGGGCGATGAATATTGCAGTGTTCCTTGATGAGGTGACCGAATTCAACGGTCCTCTCTACCTGATTCCGCGTAGCCACAAGCAGGGGGTAATAGAAGCGGGGCATGACACATTGACGACCTCCTATCCGCTGTGGACGCTCGACAAGGACAGGATCCGCCATCTGGCAAACGAGGGTGGGATTGTCGCACCCAAGGGCGGGCCGGGCACCGTGCTGATGTTCCACTCAAATATGGTGCACGCCTCAGCGCCCAACATCAGTCCGTGGGACCGGGTGATCGCATATCTGAGTCTCTGTCATGTGGATAACCACATCCGTCAATTCAAGCGCCCGGAGTGGATTGCCCACCGCGATTTCACGCCGATTGAGCCGTTGGACGATAACTGCCTGTTAGCACTTTCACAACCCAAAAGATGA
- a CDS encoding D-2-hydroxyacid dehydrogenase gives MATKILTMNMDDASAERIRAVSDQVELIVAGSEDKFEAELPSADILIGDVRPKYFPKAKRVRWMAYYSAGIDFLMSPEIEKSDVIVTTAKGFVGIHLAEHAFALILGLTRDIALVTRNASWSNNRLMARELIDSTMGIIGLGGAGRETAKRAHAFGMRVLAVDPMPATVPDYVEACWDLDRFHDLLEVADVVVICAPLTPETEEMFNQEAFRHMQSHALLINVSRGRIVNEAALMEALEQGLIAGAGLDVLPVEPVADDHPLWRMENVIITPHMAGNSPMRGPRWLDTFCENLKRFMMGEDDLLSRFDQTKGY, from the coding sequence ATGGCGACCAAAATACTGACAATGAACATGGACGATGCGTCCGCCGAACGGATCCGTGCTGTTTCCGATCAGGTTGAGCTCATAGTGGCCGGCTCTGAAGATAAATTTGAGGCAGAACTCCCCAGCGCAGACATCCTGATTGGTGATGTGCGACCAAAATATTTCCCAAAAGCGAAGCGGGTGCGTTGGATGGCGTACTATTCCGCAGGGATTGACTTCCTGATGAGCCCGGAGATTGAAAAGAGTGACGTTATTGTCACGACCGCGAAGGGCTTTGTCGGGATACACTTAGCAGAGCACGCATTCGCGCTTATTTTGGGTCTCACGCGGGATATCGCGCTGGTAACTCGCAACGCCAGTTGGAGCAACAACCGCTTGATGGCGCGGGAACTAATCGATAGTACCATGGGGATAATCGGACTAGGTGGTGCCGGGCGTGAGACAGCAAAACGTGCACACGCTTTTGGTATGCGGGTGCTTGCCGTAGATCCGATGCCTGCGACGGTTCCCGACTATGTGGAAGCGTGCTGGGACTTAGACCGTTTCCATGATCTGCTTGAGGTTGCCGACGTTGTTGTGATCTGCGCGCCGCTCACGCCGGAGACGGAGGAGATGTTCAATCAGGAGGCGTTTCGCCATATGCAGTCCCACGCGTTATTAATCAATGTCAGTCGTGGTAGGATTGTCAACGAAGCAGCACTGATGGAGGCGCTGGAACAGGGGCTTATCGCCGGTGCCGGTTTGGATGTGCTGCCGGTGGAACCGGTGGCGGATGATCATCCCTTGTGGAGGATGGAGAATGTGATTATTACCCCCCATATGGCCGGCAACTCGCCGATGCGGGGTCCTCGGTGGCTGGACACATTCTGTGAGAATCTGAAACGATTCATGATGGGGGAGGACGATCTGCTCAGCCGTTTCGACCAGACCAAAGGATACTGA
- the fdhD gene encoding formate dehydrogenase accessory sulfurtransferase FdhD produces MKSILTKQVVRWRNSHPSPTEDSLVVEEPLEIRVGGQSLIVVMRTPGHDFDLAAGFLYTEGLITSSDDIGAIAYCEDEDIEEPDLQNIINVHLTNGQVLEEQEGWQRNFHANASCGLCGKMTIESVKQEIPPIKSEIQIDPAVLYRLNDTLRSAQSVFEATGGLHAAGLFDERGRLQIVREDVGRHNAVDKVIGQALLVEQLPLDRHILMVSGRASFEIIQKALFARIPVIVAVSAASSLAVEMAQEGEITLVGFMRGKGMTVYSHPDRIR; encoded by the coding sequence ATGAAATCGATATTGACGAAACAGGTCGTCCGCTGGCGTAATTCGCATCCATCCCCGACTGAGGACTCCCTCGTGGTCGAGGAGCCGCTCGAAATTCGGGTGGGTGGACAGAGCCTGATAGTTGTGATGCGAACACCGGGGCATGACTTTGATCTTGCTGCAGGATTTCTTTACACGGAAGGGTTGATAACATCGTCTGATGATATCGGAGCAATTGCCTACTGTGAGGATGAGGATATAGAGGAACCAGACCTGCAAAATATCATAAACGTTCACCTTACGAATGGGCAAGTTCTCGAAGAGCAGGAGGGGTGGCAGCGGAACTTCCACGCGAACGCTAGTTGTGGGTTGTGCGGCAAAATGACTATCGAATCGGTTAAACAGGAGATTCCGCCGATAAAATCGGAGATTCAGATAGATCCAGCTGTTTTGTACCGGCTCAATGATACGCTGCGATCGGCACAATCGGTCTTTGAAGCAACGGGCGGATTGCACGCCGCTGGGTTATTTGATGAACGGGGAAGACTGCAAATTGTACGCGAGGATGTTGGACGACACAATGCAGTGGATAAGGTGATTGGACAGGCACTGTTGGTTGAGCAACTGCCGTTAGATCGGCACATTTTGATGGTGAGTGGGCGAGCCAGTTTCGAGATTATCCAGAAAGCATTATTCGCCCGAATACCAGTGATTGTAGCGGTTTCTGCGGCATCAAGTCTTGCTGTCGAAATGGCGCAAGAGGGTGAAATTACGTTGGTTGGGTTTATGCGTGGCAAAGGCATGACTGTCTATAGTCATCCGGACAGGATTCGGTAA
- a CDS encoding Gfo/Idh/MocA family oxidoreductase, with protein MIRLGIVDFDTSHVVEFTKRLNHIDVDEEQWVEGAEIVVGCPGESLLSPERIPGYTKQMQEYGVPLVEKPEEMIGQIDAVLIESVEGSFHYKRTAPFLEAGLPAFVDKPFTCDLSEAKALAALTQSKNVPIFTSSSLRYGLEVVEIRSKEAETGKILGAEVSSPAPLHPRNPGLFHYGLHGVEMLYALMGPGCEAVWSVSNDDADVVTGRWKDGRIGTMRGIRKGTQGYGFTAYCEKSIVRTSINASYIYRELLKQIVQMFETGKPPIDISESIEIVAFIEAAAKSAINDGAKMALAYTVE; from the coding sequence ATGATTCGGCTCGGAATTGTTGATTTTGATACATCCCACGTGGTTGAATTTACAAAACGACTCAACCACATTGATGTAGATGAGGAGCAGTGGGTTGAAGGGGCAGAAATTGTGGTCGGTTGTCCTGGGGAATCGCTACTATCACCTGAACGCATCCCCGGCTATACAAAACAGATGCAGGAGTACGGTGTGCCGTTGGTGGAGAAACCGGAGGAGATGATTGGACAAATCGATGCCGTGCTCATTGAGTCGGTCGAAGGTAGTTTCCACTATAAGCGTACAGCACCGTTCTTGGAAGCTGGATTGCCCGCATTTGTGGATAAGCCCTTCACCTGTGACCTATCGGAAGCGAAAGCCTTAGCAGCGCTCACCCAATCAAAAAATGTCCCAATTTTCACCTCCTCATCGTTGCGTTACGGTCTAGAGGTTGTCGAAATCAGGAGCAAAGAGGCAGAAACGGGAAAGATTCTCGGGGCAGAAGTTAGCTCGCCAGCGCCGCTCCACCCGCGCAATCCGGGGTTATTCCATTACGGACTCCACGGCGTGGAAATGCTATATGCGCTGATGGGACCTGGGTGTGAAGCGGTTTGGTCGGTCTCGAACGATGACGCAGATGTCGTGACCGGGCGTTGGAAAGATGGACGAATTGGCACAATGCGCGGCATACGGAAGGGAACTCAGGGGTACGGTTTCACAGCATATTGTGAAAAATCCATCGTGCGAACTTCAATAAATGCAAGTTATATCTACCGTGAGCTTCTCAAGCAGATTGTCCAGATGTTTGAAACCGGAAAGCCGCCGATTGACATCTCCGAGAGCATAGAAATTGTTGCCTTCATTGAGGCGGCGGCCAAATCCGCCATAAACGATGGAGCGAAGATGGCGTTGGCATATACTGTGGAATGA